The Anas acuta chromosome 2, bAnaAcu1.1, whole genome shotgun sequence genomic interval GCTTTAAAATCCCCTCTGGAGACATTAACGTTAGACTTTTCCAGCGACTGAAGTGTGGCTTTTAAATTACCTCGGACAACATCCTCCTTTTCTACCAGGCGCTGTTCTGTGGCGGCACTTTGCAGTGCTCGGATAGCTGTCTGTACATCCCCTCTGACAATAACATCTCTTTCTTCTTGCACTGATTGCTCTTTGTAATCAGACTCAACAAAAGGATTTATATAGGTTTTCACGGGCGTGGCAGTATAAAGGCCATCCTTAATGCTAACATCTCTACTGGGCACAACTTGGTTTTCCTGGCTCAATAGTTGTCCTCCCTGTACTTCCTCTGAAGCACTGACCTTTTTGTGTGACGCTATGCTCTTCTGAGACATGCTTGTGTGGGTCTGGGATGCCTCCTGGACTCTAGTGGTGGTGGTTCTGATGGCAGTGCTGGTGCTCTCCCGTGTGGTAGATGCAGAGTCCTGTTGGCGTACGGTTGACTGAAGGGTCTTGGTCCCCTGcatgctggctgcctgctgcctgcaggcggTGTGGACCTCCTCCCTGTTTTTTTGCAGCTTGCTTTGGACGTGGTGCTGAATGttttttgcttctgctgttgCTAGTCTCAGGCTTTGCATTGCCGCCTGAAGATCGCTCCCAAGGACCTTTTCTCCTGGCTGCATGTGGCTGGCTGGCCCCGTCACCAAACTCTGGTGTTCTCCAGCCACCTCACCCCTCTCAGCTGTCACTTGGGTCTGAGTTGTGCCTTGCGTCATTGCTTTGGGTTCCTTCAAACAAGCAGAGGCGgactcttctttctctgtcttcttgCTGACATCCGCAACCCTTTGAATTGACTTTGTAGTTACTTTAAGCCCCCCTGacaatatttcttcctttcccatcaCTGTGGGCAGGCTCTGGGGCTTCCCAAGACATTGCACAGTGGCGCCTGTCACACCCGCTGCATGCACAGCCTCTTTCTGTAACGCCCCCTCTTTGCCCACGCTTTCACATACGAACACCTTTTTTGCTCCCTCCATGGCCCCTGACTCTCCCTCAGCAATTACTTTCTCTACTTGGTCTTTGTTTGCTAAGACATGAATCTTAGCCCCCTGCACAAGTGGGACACTTTCATCCgccccctgctctgcctgggAAGAGATGAGGGACTGTATCTCTGACTCCTGCTGGAGGTTCTTCAGATAGTCCAGGTCTCCCTTCTCAATGCAGCTCGCGAAAAGCTGGACGTTCCCCTTCTCATTGTCCTCACGCTTAACAGTTGCGGTTGCCTTCTGTTCCTGAGAAGAAGCCAGAAGGTTCCCTATCGTTGACTTCACATCCCCCTTGACAACTTTTTGCTGGACAGAATGGAACAGGAGGGAGTAGAGGGTCATCTTCATTGAGCCTGACTTTGTCTCTTGTAAGACCATCCCCTTTTTGATGGAAGCATCTTGACTGAGGAGGCCCTGGAGAGCCTTAGCTACATTTCCACTCAAGTCCTCTTTGCTTTTAACAGCTTCACTCTGGTCCAAGAGCTGCAGTGAGCTTACTTTGATCTTGCCCTCTCTATCCTCCTCCACCAGCACGCTCTGGGCTTCCACATTGGTcctgtgcaggagctgcagcatgaTCCTTTGCAAGTGGCCTCCCACGATCTCTTCTTTCAGGATCTCTGGAGCACCCGGGGTGCTGAGCTGGTACTTCACCATCTTCACGCTCTCCATATCGTTGGCTTCAATGAGGATCCCGTCATGCTGAATAGCCTGGCAAGTGCAGAGTGTCTCTAAAGTCTCCTTCATAGTCCTctctttcagttctgtttcccCACTACCTTCAGAAGCACTGAATTTATCCAGGGGTGTGCTCTCGAAGAGCCAAGTCGTGCTTTTCACATCTGCATGGGGGATTGCTTCTTGGGCCCCAGCAGTGGCTGTCACCTCTGTGTCCTTAAGGGTGTCCATGGGCTGGGTTTCAAACAGCCAGGTGCAGCGTTTCACATCCCCTTTCTGGCTGTCCTCTCTCTGCACCGTACTGATCGATGAGCTTCTGTCCGCATCCCCGTGAAGGGAGTCCACGGGCTGGTTTTCAAAAAGCCAGGTGGATGTCCTCACATCACCCCGCTGGACATCACTGACGCTGACCATCCGCACATATTTCTTCTGGCCCACTTGCTGGGACTCAAAGAGCTGCTTGTTGGACTGAACATCTCCCTTCTGCACGTCATCCACTGTTCTGGGCACAGAAGTCTTTCCCCCAGAGAAGGAGTCAAGAGGCTCTGTTTCAAACCTCCACCGGGCAGCCTGGACATCTCCTTTCTTGATGTCCTCTTGGGTGACAGCCCTAATCACAAAcacctcttcttcctttttgatCTGATCCAGAGGCTTCGTTTCAAACAGCCACCGTGCACCTTTCACGTCACCTTTcatgatttcttctttctgcactGAGGTGACCTCGTGGTATCCCCCCTCCTTGTCTTGGATAGCGTATAAGGGCTGGCTTTCAAAGAGCATTGTGCAAGACTTGACATTAGCTTTGCTCATGGTGTCCTTCTGGATCTTCTGGAGCTCTGTCTCATCAACTTTGTCATGGATTTGGTCAAGGGAGTAGGTCTCAAATATGAACCTCTTGCCTCCAACATCTCCCCCCTTGATATCTTTCTCTGGAGGGATTTCCTGGATGCCTTCAGAGCTGTCCTTCAGGGAATCCATGGGGTAGTTCTCAAAGAGCCAGGTGAATTTGTGCACGGACCCGGCTTCAATTGTCCCGTCATCCTTGACGACTGCTGTTGGTTTAGTTGTTGTATCCAAGGGCTTAGCCTCAAAGAACTCCTTCACTCTGGACACTTCTCCAGACTGTATCTCCACACGGCTGGAGTACCGCATGGTTTTCTTTTGGTCAGCTTCACTGATGGTGCTGCTGCCCAAGGGTTCGGTCTCAAATAGGTGCCGGACAGTCTTGACATCAACTCCCTGTAATTCCTCCTGACTGTAGGCTTTACTGACTTTCAAATACTGCTCCTCCTGGCCTTTCAGGGAGTCCAGGGGCTGAGTCTCAAACATCCATGTGTATGACTTCACATCAGCTTGGGGCACACAGACATcctcttcctgtttcttttcagacttTTCATACAAGGTGTGGATGGGCTGGGTCTCAAAAAGCCACCTACAGGTCTTCACATCCCCCCGCTGGGAGATCTCCCGCTTCACCGAGGAGTGTTCCTCACCTTGCATGGCTTGGTGATGGATGACATCTATGGGCTGAGTTTCAAAGAGCCACTTGGCTGTTCTCACGTCACCAGCCACCACCTCCTGTTTTGTGATTCCCCGTATTATGTCCACTTTCTTGGTGCTTTCATCAAACTGGTCCAGAGGCCTGGTTTCAAACATCCATTTGTAGTTCTTGACATCACCACTGATGACCTGCTCTCTGCTTACAGAGGTGACTTCATGAAAATTGCCAAAGCTGTCCTTGATGGCATACAGAGGTGTAGTCTCGAACAGGATTTGGTTAGCTTTCACGTTGCCAGCTGGaatcttctcctcttccttggTGATGGGCTCAGCATCTGCCTCCTTAATGCTGTCTAAAGGGAGAGTCTCAAACAGTGTCTTGAAAGACTTCACGTCCCCTTTCACCACCTCTTCCCTGCTGGTTTCTGAAGTTTCTTCCTCAAATGACTTAGAGATGCTGCCAAGGGGACAGGTCTCAAAgacatgttttctttgtttcacatCTCCCTTCTCCTCTGCTGAAAGCTCTACTTTCTTCAAACGTCCCACCTCAAAATTGTCTTTCAGGGTTTCCATGGGCTGGGTTTCAAAGAGCCAGAGTGTAGATTTCACATCACCTCCAATGACTTGTTCTTTAGCTGCAACAGTTTCTGAATCTTCTCCCTTCAGAGAATCAAGAGTCTGGGTCTCGAAGAGTAATCGCTGTTTACTGACATCTGCCCCTGTGACAAAGTCCGTGGAAGCTTTGAAATCCTGTTCTTCAACAGTAATTTCTCTGATGGCATCCAGAGGCTGAGTTTCAAATATCCACCTTGCTCCACTGACATCTGGCCTTCCTATTTCTTCCAGGGAGATCCCACGGATTATTTGCACTTTGGAAGTGTCCTTGTTGATGGTGTCCAGTGGCTGAGTCTCAAACAGCCAGCGAGCTGTTCTGACTGCAttgctctgaatttcttctcGGCAGACAGACTTGATTTCATGGATGTTCCCAGTTTTGTCCCTGATGGCGCAGAGGGGCTCTGTTTGGAAGAGCCTGATGGTCTTCTTGACATCGCCTTTTAGCTCCTGGATTTCTGACTTGAGCTGCAGGATGCTCTTCTCCTCCACCGAGCAGCAGCGGCCGATAGCATCCAAGGACTGGGCTTCAAAGAGTTCTCTGGCACCTTTCACGTCGCCTCCCTGGACAGGCTCCTTGAGGACTGCCTCTTGCACTTCAGTTTCATCTGAGTACAGTTTGTTTAACGAGTCTAGAGGCTGGGTTTCAAAGAGCCACCGGGCGGTATGCACATCCCCTCTGGCAAGGTCTGTCTCTGAATCTTTGGCTGGTGTTGACAGACTGTCCCCGTTGATCGACTGGCTTTCAAACCTCAGGGAAGTACTTTTCACATCCCCACCAGGAATGATCTCTTCCTCTGTCAGCTTCTTTGTGGCTTGGTGGTCCCCAATAGAGTCAAGTGCCCAGTTCTCAAAGATCCAGCGCATGGACTGAACCTCTCCTGGAAGAACTTTGTCCAGGTTCACAGATCCCTGTGCATTGGGATCTTCGGCATTAAGCATTTCTGCCAGGTCCTCGGTCACTGCTTCTTCCAAGTTCTTCCTGAGCTCAGGATGCATGTGTCTGTAGAGCCTCTTCAGCTCATTCACTTGCCGCTGCTGGTAGAACTTGGAGAAGGCTTGCTTTGGGGGAGGCACAGGGAGTGGGTTGGGATCCTGGCTCCCTGGAGCGATGACCTGGACTGAGCCAAGGACGGGAGGGGGAGGTAAgtcctcttccattttcttgATGGCAACTTGAGATGATTTCTGAGCCTCTGCCATCTTTAGGGAAACAGTTGTAAACATCAGCATCATCTCTTACCCCAGAGCCCAGTGGCCATTAGTAGTGAGAACGGCAAATGTAAAAGCCAGCCCAGCAAGGGAAATCCATGCACTTGCTGAGCTCCATACCTTGGGTTCAGTAGCACACAGCACTCCAAAGCATCACACCACTGCACACACTCCAGTCTCGGTGTTAGCTCTTGTTCCACAACAATGTGCTCTAAAGCAAGGTCTCTAATCCGGGCATGCGCAGTGGTTAGTCTACACTCTCCAGGTTTCCATCCAGCTACAGCGCAACAGAGAGGCCCAATTTGTACTGTCAGCAAGAGAGATCAACCACAAGGATAATGTAAAGAAGGCTTATCTCTGAGTAGCAAAATAAGAGAGAacttctgcctcctgctcccaaGTGTTCAGGGCAGTGTGTGAACCTAAAATGAGTTTGCATTTGATATGGCCCCAGGAAAAAGCCAAGGAGCTATTTGTGAAGAGGTCTCAGGAATAAAATGGTGAGAGGGAACCAAATAAAAGTGTGAAAGTGAGCTGATGAGGACATCCTATTTTGGGGTGGGCAGCTAGTGTGATGGGTTTTTGGTAACACCTCCAGAGCTGTCCATGGCACAGGAGTGAGGGCTTGGGAAAGGATGTTTGAGTGATGATTTCTTCTGCTGGACTCACCGCATGTACCCCACAGCATCATTTGTATAAAAATAGACGGATGGTTCCACAGTTAGAGACTGAAGTAAAACTTTTTTGACTTGGACACTTGGACAGGCATGAGGCTAACTGATGTCCCCTTAAGACTGCTCACATTTAGCCTGTCCTGTAAGAACGAGTAATTCACCTGCTATGGAGCCTGAAGGCAATATATCATTGTTAGATCATGTCACAGTGCAGTTGCTTTTAATTCCTATTCTTTTAAGCCTTTCTTTCAAGCATTATTCTTCTCTAATTGTGCTCCCTTAGCCTGTGAACTAACTCAGTTTATGTTTGGATGCACTCAGACTGAATTCAGCTGGATTTCACAGCAATGCTGGTACAGCACTGAACAAAAGTTGCAGTCATGATGGGCTGGACTGGCTGTTTAGCCTACATTTGAGTCttactttctgcatttttctccttaacTTGGGAATTTTCACCACATATCAGCCGAATACCGAACTGAATACCTGTGACCTGCACTGGATTGACATTTATCCAAAGGGAAGGTATTTGAAGCCTATAATCATTATCTAAAAAGGACTATAATCCTGGTGGCTTTCCTTTCAGTAAACAGATCTGCTAATCCTTGGCATGCCTTTAGAGTTACGTCTGTAGAGTTATGCCTGGAATATTATTAGTTGTTGCTCAAAGCACTGGCGCGCGATGTTATTTCACTCTGTTAACACACAGATTGTTCTGGCTAAAAATAAGTATTGAACAttagtaaaaagaaaactaaaaacaaaccaacaagaCAAAACACCAGAATACTAAAATCAGCATATTTCGCAGCAAGTGTCAAATGCAAATTGTTCATATGAACCAACATACTTtgaatgcaattttaaaaatatatatat includes:
- the XIRP1 gene encoding xin actin-binding repeat-containing protein 1 isoform X2; this encodes MAEAQKSSQVAIKKMEEDLPPPPVLGSVQVIAPGSQDPNPLPVPPPKQAFSKFYQQRQVNELKRLYRHMHPELRKNLEEAVTEDLAEMLNAEDPNAQGSVNLDKVLPGEVQSMRWIFENWALDSIGDHQATKKLTEEEIIPGGDVKSTSLRFESQSINGDSLSTPAKDSETDLARGDVHTARWLFETQPLDSLNKLYSDETEVQEAVLKEPVQGGDVKGARELFEAQSLDAIGRCCSVEEKSILQLKSEIQELKGDVKKTIRLFQTEPLCAIRDKTGNIHEIKSVCREEIQSNAVRTARWLFETQPLDTINKDTSKVQIIRGISLEEIGRPDVSGARWIFETQPLDAIREITVEEQDFKASTDFVTGADVSKQRLLFETQTLDSLKGEDSETVAAKEQVIGGDVKSTLWLFETQPMETLKDNFEVGRLKKVELSAEEKGDVKQRKHVFETCPLGSISKSFEEETSETSREEVVKGDVKSFKTLFETLPLDSIKEADAEPITKEEEKIPAGNVKANQILFETTPLYAIKDSFGNFHEVTSVSREQVISGDVKNYKWMFETRPLDQFDESTKKVDIIRGITKQEVVAGDVRTAKWLFETQPIDVIHHQAMQGEEHSSVKREISQRGDVKTCRWLFETQPIHTLYEKSEKKQEEDVCVPQADVKSYTWMFETQPLDSLKGQEEQYLKVSKAYSQEELQGVDVKTVRHLFETEPLGSSTISEADQKKTMRYSSRVEIQSGEVSRVKEFFEAKPLDTTTKPTAVVKDDGTIEAGSVHKFTWLFENYPMDSLKDSSEGIQEIPPEKDIKGGDVGGKRFIFETYSLDQIHDKVDETELQKIQKDTMSKANVKSCTMLFESQPLYAIQDKEGGYHEVTSVQKEEIMKGDVKGARWLFETKPLDQIKKEEEVFVIRAVTQEDIKKGDVQAARWRFETEPLDSFSGGKTSVPRTVDDVQKGDVQSNKQLFESQQVGQKKYVRMVSVSDVQRGDVRTSTWLFENQPVDSLHGDADRSSSISTVQREDSQKGDVKRCTWLFETQPMDTLKDTEVTATAGAQEAIPHADVKSTTWLFESTPLDKFSASEGSGETELKERTMKETLETLCTCQAIQHDGILIEANDMESVKMVKYQLSTPGAPEILKEEIVGGHLQRIMLQLLHRTNVEAQSVLVEEDREGKIKVSSLQLLDQSEAVKSKEDLSGNVAKALQGLLSQDASIKKGMVLQETKSGSMKMTLYSLLFHSVQQKVVKGDVKSTIGNLLASSQEQKATATVKREDNEKGNVQLFASCIEKGDLDYLKNLQQESEIQSLISSQAEQGADESVPLVQGAKIHVLANKDQVEKVIAEGESGAMEGAKKVFVCESVGKEGALQKEAVHAAGVTGATVQCLGKPQSLPTVMGKEEILSGGLKVTTKSIQRVADVSKKTEKEESASACLKEPKAMTQGTTQTQVTAERGEVAGEHQSLVTGPASHMQPGEKVLGSDLQAAMQSLRLATAEAKNIQHHVQSKLQKNREEVHTACRQQAASMQGTKTLQSTVRQQDSASTTRESTSTAIRTTTTRVQEASQTHTSMSQKSIASHKKVSASEEVQGGQLLSQENQVVPSRDVSIKDGLYTATPVKTYINPFVESDYKEQSVQEERDVIVRGDVQTAIRALQSAATEQRLVEKEDVVRGNLKATLQSLEKSNVNVSRGDFKAAMIYRNAGQSYSVCKKKNETQVISNQTAVMASGSQADNDFPPPPPVAVMKAEHCPPSAKATGEGALPPPACKDEAPGCSAPIQTPLPTLPSLSCKPSEQYAAEKPKISSKSEITAPPRKKPVPPPKPEHLLHEAYCASTINSTSRSTKPVPPPLPPKPQGLREVGKPKPPTAELGLGCVEVCEQSGHGEGQAKCCTLESSMEKSVTVQGMSPERKLPKDTAKTPLQLAEERYKTSKGRQSKSEVDSAKTSKPVQNGVVGFQVEQGTMSGKAAAPGSCLGKVVQRHSELYQQEDRFSSVSHPACPGRAQTLNVPGQTEPSTSSVGRSTPPKRGDDTSKNALPKVERESVYNAYVSWDSQRVTQQVSERRQTSHSMSFHQQPVNPSKEEHQGNSGQQKCPNGEAEAPAQEKPAVIMREKPKKETEDERRKRLSVHKEEIMKGNVKEAMEIFENLRRQEELQEILTRVKEFEEETSKVDVKALRSFFEKVPDWVVRQKTTQAKQQDRAETQAKDDADSVSSVELVFGDLERASAEIIHLKEQTLARLLDIEEAIKKALYSVSSLKSESDIAGLSGLFKESLGNTQSSVSSSNIRKISIVSSKARQDGATVETGEAASGGGAKVAEKTEVTKSELEVPRLVHPRVSSPSSPSYISIESAARKPAESPRTAHSPRDMASPDCPDAPGKRDAFAQDGFSSFNHPSAGSAGRDKAPFEKKPEPTQTNTGLNSVKQHNLGNTNHQVSEKEKCPPDTSKNSCHCGMKGGFPEYCSLNTPSPQNPRRQKSILELQTGPDGSKLYGATRTVTEQYEEMDQFGNKIITSSTTVTKQSETQTSSTCDVVSHPRYEVSASPLFRRYVKSPGEDFHTNGSFQEPGVVFVTFGNSKPKK
- the XIRP1 gene encoding xin actin-binding repeat-containing protein 1 isoform X1; the protein is MEKVEKLRPAQSLPFLCHSPRGIPEHEAVPLRKSVSVSELVARYQSILDCESKMSKKEYPKLMERRYLSQTNGNPMGKKYGLSQSHRGDVSWSKSTEDLPIHKISATTWNLQGLPTPFDTRKANPQSNTLPFAPLKTPPHNGILKKREADTRILTTIQPLSRETKPHREPSFPSSLQSMQRMQWSPTTITWKKSASKEGKISRDRQVIISSVPDAASDSATGRSYERTRSFLDISDSTRRILQQGRGRCSSLSVKELSARYLSQAAAAAAHGSPAQPTTVKDSSTPSSDRQKTSKMAEAQKSSQVAIKKMEEDLPPPPVLGSVQVIAPGSQDPNPLPVPPPKQAFSKFYQQRQVNELKRLYRHMHPELRKNLEEAVTEDLAEMLNAEDPNAQGSVNLDKVLPGEVQSMRWIFENWALDSIGDHQATKKLTEEEIIPGGDVKSTSLRFESQSINGDSLSTPAKDSETDLARGDVHTARWLFETQPLDSLNKLYSDETEVQEAVLKEPVQGGDVKGARELFEAQSLDAIGRCCSVEEKSILQLKSEIQELKGDVKKTIRLFQTEPLCAIRDKTGNIHEIKSVCREEIQSNAVRTARWLFETQPLDTINKDTSKVQIIRGISLEEIGRPDVSGARWIFETQPLDAIREITVEEQDFKASTDFVTGADVSKQRLLFETQTLDSLKGEDSETVAAKEQVIGGDVKSTLWLFETQPMETLKDNFEVGRLKKVELSAEEKGDVKQRKHVFETCPLGSISKSFEEETSETSREEVVKGDVKSFKTLFETLPLDSIKEADAEPITKEEEKIPAGNVKANQILFETTPLYAIKDSFGNFHEVTSVSREQVISGDVKNYKWMFETRPLDQFDESTKKVDIIRGITKQEVVAGDVRTAKWLFETQPIDVIHHQAMQGEEHSSVKREISQRGDVKTCRWLFETQPIHTLYEKSEKKQEEDVCVPQADVKSYTWMFETQPLDSLKGQEEQYLKVSKAYSQEELQGVDVKTVRHLFETEPLGSSTISEADQKKTMRYSSRVEIQSGEVSRVKEFFEAKPLDTTTKPTAVVKDDGTIEAGSVHKFTWLFENYPMDSLKDSSEGIQEIPPEKDIKGGDVGGKRFIFETYSLDQIHDKVDETELQKIQKDTMSKANVKSCTMLFESQPLYAIQDKEGGYHEVTSVQKEEIMKGDVKGARWLFETKPLDQIKKEEEVFVIRAVTQEDIKKGDVQAARWRFETEPLDSFSGGKTSVPRTVDDVQKGDVQSNKQLFESQQVGQKKYVRMVSVSDVQRGDVRTSTWLFENQPVDSLHGDADRSSSISTVQREDSQKGDVKRCTWLFETQPMDTLKDTEVTATAGAQEAIPHADVKSTTWLFESTPLDKFSASEGSGETELKERTMKETLETLCTCQAIQHDGILIEANDMESVKMVKYQLSTPGAPEILKEEIVGGHLQRIMLQLLHRTNVEAQSVLVEEDREGKIKVSSLQLLDQSEAVKSKEDLSGNVAKALQGLLSQDASIKKGMVLQETKSGSMKMTLYSLLFHSVQQKVVKGDVKSTIGNLLASSQEQKATATVKREDNEKGNVQLFASCIEKGDLDYLKNLQQESEIQSLISSQAEQGADESVPLVQGAKIHVLANKDQVEKVIAEGESGAMEGAKKVFVCESVGKEGALQKEAVHAAGVTGATVQCLGKPQSLPTVMGKEEILSGGLKVTTKSIQRVADVSKKTEKEESASACLKEPKAMTQGTTQTQVTAERGEVAGEHQSLVTGPASHMQPGEKVLGSDLQAAMQSLRLATAEAKNIQHHVQSKLQKNREEVHTACRQQAASMQGTKTLQSTVRQQDSASTTRESTSTAIRTTTTRVQEASQTHTSMSQKSIASHKKVSASEEVQGGQLLSQENQVVPSRDVSIKDGLYTATPVKTYINPFVESDYKEQSVQEERDVIVRGDVQTAIRALQSAATEQRLVEKEDVVRGNLKATLQSLEKSNVNVSRGDFKAAMIYRNAGQSYSVCKKKNETQVISNQTAVMASGSQADNDFPPPPPVAVMKAEHCPPSAKATGEGALPPPACKDEAPGCSAPIQTPLPTLPSLSCKPSEQYAAEKPKISSKSEITAPPRKKPVPPPKPEHLLHEAYCASTINSTSRSTKPVPPPLPPKPQGLREVGKPKPPTAELGLGCVEVCEQSGHGEGQAKCCTLESSMEKSVTVQGMSPERKLPKDTAKTPLQLAEERYKTSKGRQSKSEVDSAKTSKPVQNGVVGFQVEQGTMSGKAAAPGSCLGKVVQRHSELYQQEDRFSSVSHPACPGRAQTLNVPGQTEPSTSSVGRSTPPKRGDDTSKNALPKVERESVYNAYVSWDSQRVTQQVSERRQTSHSMSFHQQPVNPSKEEHQGNSGQQKCPNGEAEAPAQEKPAVIMREKPKKETEDERRKRLSVHKEEIMKGNVKEAMEIFENLRRQEELQEILTRVKEFEEETSKVDVKALRSFFEKVPDWVVRQKTTQAKQQDRAETQAKDDADSVSSVELVFGDLERASAEIIHLKEQTLARLLDIEEAIKKALYSVSSLKSESDIAGLSGLFKESLGNTQSSVSSSNIRKISIVSSKARQDGATVETGEAASGGGAKVAEKTEVTKSELEVPRLVHPRVSSPSSPSYISIESAARKPAESPRTAHSPRDMASPDCPDAPGKRDAFAQDGFSSFNHPSAGSAGRDKAPFEKKPEPTQTNTGLNSVKQHNLGNTNHQVSEKEKCPPDTSKNSCHCGMKGGFPEYCSLNTPSPQNPRRQKSILELQTGPDGSKLYGATRTVTEQYEEMDQFGNKIITSSTTVTKQSETQTSSTCDVVSHPRYEVSASPLFRRYVKSPGEDFHTNGSFQEPGVVFVTFGNSKPKK